CCGTCGGTGCCTGCCAGATTGCTCAGCATGTCGAAGAGGAACGTCACCCAGAAGATCGACGTCAAGGCGATGGCGCCGATCAGACCGTCGACGAGGAGTCGCGCCCGTTGCAGGCCACCTCCGGAGGCTTGCGGGAGTAGTGCAACGGCGGCCAACACGAGCACATAGGAGGTGACAAAGGCCAGATCGACTGCGCTGAAGGCCGGAACAGGGGGTGCAACGACACTCCATCCGATCGTCGCCAGAACACCAATTGAGCCCAACCCCAGGCCGGACCCGATCAGCTGCCAGGCGGCCCTCTCTCGGCGAGATGGGATCGCTCGAGCGTTCCGAAGGAAGACGACAGATGCAGCGCCAAAGCCGAGCGCTACGCCGGAGGCACCTGCTCCGTCTGCCCAATCCCCTTCGAACATGGAAGCCGCGCCCAAAGCGACGAGCGCAAGGAAGACCCAACGAGTCTCCGATACGCTGATGCGGGCGAGGTGATGCCGCACGCTCGGTCTCGTCCCTGGTGTGGCGGACTGCATTCCGCAATTGTCGGCGATTGTGCCCTCACACCTGAGGGATTCGCGCGATCAAGAGGGGGGTGGAACCTCGACAAGCCGGCCGTCTCTCTCGGCGAAGTCCCAGACGTCGATAGCCGGAGGCTCAACGCCGAGGGTCGTCAGTGCGGTGCAAACCTGGCTGCGATGATCGGTCCCGTGATGCAAGGCCTGGGCGAGCCGGATGCTCATCGGAGCGTGACCCTCGGACCCGTCGTCACGGTGCCTGACCACGACGGAATCCGGGTCGAGGTCCTGGGCAAGGAGCGACACCCACGCGGCTGCGTTGGCTTCCATCGCCCCGCGAAGCTCCGGAAGCTCCAGCTGCCCATCGTCGATCATGGCGACCCGCCCGCCGGTCAGGGCATACAGGTAGGCGCAATCGGCGCCGACGAGATGACGGATCGTGTCGATGATCGAGCCGAAGGTCCCCGGAACTGCGGTCCCGAGTTGATTGGAGCTGAGGGGGAGACACGAATCGATCAAGCGCAGCGTCGCCCAACCGTGGTGCGCAAAGGCGTCGCCGAGTAATGAATTGCTCATCCCGGAACCCTAGTGGTCTGTGGATTGAAGCGACTGTCCTCCCGTTTCGGCGTTTCGAGAGTCAACTAGCATGATCGATTCCGATGCCTGCTCCACTTGCTCCCCTCGTCGATCGGTGGCGTGCCGA
The sequence above is drawn from the Acidimicrobiia bacterium genome and encodes:
- a CDS encoding DinB family protein, with protein sequence MSNSLLGDAFAHHGWATLRLIDSCLPLSSNQLGTAVPGTFGSIIDTIRHLVGADCAYLYALTGGRVAMIDDGQLELPELRGAMEANAAAWVSLLAQDLDPDSVVVRHRDDGSEGHAPMSIRLAQALHHGTDHRSQVCTALTTLGVEPPAIDVWDFAERDGRLVEVPPPS